The Streptomyces aurantiacus genome includes a region encoding these proteins:
- a CDS encoding DUF1062 domain-containing protein, giving the protein MLKTWVVMPTCLPLVLRRCHACASGRFRASGKFRVNAHHKLIDVWLLVLCTGCGDTAKLTVLERTHVRSVRSDLLDRLHDNDLGLAAELLQDPVVRRRNRIALDWDNAWRLDTGGSDHLNHEVIDVSVRFAARIPVRPVRLIAEGCGLSRAEAERLITQEKLVSAVRLSGKLSGDFTFTLKR; this is encoded by the coding sequence GTGCTCAAAACCTGGGTGGTCATGCCCACCTGCCTGCCCCTCGTGCTGCGCCGTTGCCACGCGTGCGCGTCCGGCCGCTTCCGGGCAAGCGGTAAGTTTCGCGTCAACGCACACCACAAACTCATCGATGTCTGGCTCCTCGTGCTCTGCACCGGTTGCGGGGACACGGCCAAGCTCACCGTGCTGGAGCGGACACACGTGCGCTCCGTACGGTCCGACCTGCTGGACCGACTGCATGACAACGACCTTGGTCTGGCAGCCGAGTTGCTCCAGGATCCGGTCGTGCGGCGCCGCAATCGCATCGCCCTCGACTGGGACAACGCCTGGCGCCTCGACACAGGCGGATCGGACCACCTCAATCACGAGGTGATCGACGTATCGGTCCGCTTCGCGGCGCGGATCCCTGTCAGGCCGGTGCGACTGATCGCTGAAGGCTGCGGTCTTTCGCGGGCCGAGGCCGAGAGACTGATCACGCAGGAGAAGCTCGTTTCGGCAGTCCGGCTGAGCGGCAAGCTCTCCGGCGACTTCACCTTCACCCTCAAGCGCTGA
- a CDS encoding YciI family protein: MAKYLLLKHYRGAPAAVNDVPMEQWTPEEISAHVQYMRDFAARLEETGEFVDGQALAPEGTFVQYAGEGRPPVTDGPFAETKDLIAGWMVIDVDSYERAVELAGELSAAPGAGGKPIHEWLELRPFLTTPPTITE, translated from the coding sequence ATGGCCAAGTACCTGTTGCTCAAGCACTACCGAGGCGCCCCGGCTGCGGTCAACGACGTCCCCATGGAGCAGTGGACTCCGGAGGAGATCTCGGCCCACGTGCAGTACATGCGGGACTTCGCAGCCAGGCTCGAGGAGACGGGCGAATTCGTGGACGGTCAGGCGCTGGCCCCCGAGGGGACGTTCGTCCAGTACGCCGGCGAGGGGCGCCCGCCGGTCACCGACGGCCCGTTCGCCGAGACCAAGGACCTCATCGCCGGCTGGATGGTGATCGACGTCGACAGCTACGAGCGAGCCGTCGAGCTGGCCGGAGAGCTGTCGGCCGCCCCCGGGGCAGGCGGGAAGCCGATCCACGAGTGGCTCGAGCTGCGCCCCTTCCTGACCACGCCGCCCACCATCACGGAGTGA
- a CDS encoding GNAT family N-acetyltransferase — MTSWSLAPEAVDSPDATGLRRDYYAEVASRYWKRPATAEEIDQGLAGDGVELLTPPTGRFVVGRYGGEAAACGGVLMLDAARAELTRVYLRPAFRGKKGASFLLELLEAEAHRLGARRMVLNTRLDLTEARSLYVRHGYDEIPAYCRGEYMEIWYGKELGSPPAP, encoded by the coding sequence ATGACGTCCTGGAGCCTGGCGCCCGAAGCAGTCGACTCACCCGACGCGACCGGTCTGCGCCGCGACTACTACGCCGAGGTCGCGAGCCGCTACTGGAAGAGGCCTGCGACCGCCGAGGAGATCGACCAGGGCCTGGCCGGCGACGGCGTCGAGCTGCTGACCCCGCCCACGGGCCGGTTCGTCGTCGGACGCTACGGCGGGGAGGCCGCCGCCTGCGGCGGGGTGCTGATGCTGGACGCCGCACGTGCCGAACTCACCCGCGTCTACCTGCGCCCCGCGTTCCGCGGGAAGAAGGGCGCGAGCTTCCTGCTGGAGCTGCTGGAGGCCGAGGCGCACAGGCTCGGAGCCCGCCGGATGGTGCTCAACACGCGCCTCGACCTGACCGAGGCGCGCTCCCTGTACGTCCGTCACGGCTACGACGAGATCCCGGCGTACTGCAGGGGCGAGTACATGGAGATCTGGTACGGCAAGGAGCTCGGGTCACCCCCGGCTCCATGA
- a CDS encoding ABC transporter permease produces MRATVHHGLVLGAAGLAVLLAATVLAALAALTDRAVEGGVQRRLARDPEAVVEVSGAYRTRGAGEVDRLVRAAVDRAFGGVPHHTWSALRAPASRSSALSVTEVDGRRRDAAAVTLVGLQEMQRHAGLVAGRWPRAGGAGIVETALSDVFAAELAVRPGDELRVQPDSGRSVTLRVAGLYRVGDRSPAVWANLSPTFAAPESMALVPRAALAATPGLAKASDALWLGVPDTRGLRLGDIGPLQRRADAFAGSDVSLSVFRGGPVLAELDARSTLDNALDDLSTPIAVARAGLYIPATLLAALAAAALVLTARQLAEHRRPELALLAARGAGTTRLGLATAGQWAAVAVPAGVAAPYLAGPLLRLLDGAGLIPGDVPATATLAAGWVAALLAVLVHGVALLLPTVRTVRDRHAVRRLRLRLGRFAGAQRLGADVALAAVAVLGWLQLRQYRSPVTGGGVDPVLVLAPVAMTCAAALLVLRALPLAARITDPLARRGTGLVLALGGWQIARRAARHAGPALLVTLALAVAALSSTALAILDRGDHDQAVFKVGADLRIVPGQRLPLAERRATYAALPGAGAVTPLVEANGYLGQSWLTVTGVNTATGPAPALRSDLGDRPVAELVAPLGRNIPAYGLPLSGSARELPLRVRLSADGPGTPVPVTLTVHFVDADGLTRASEAVIEDTGGAVRTVRLKVPVDGEGARIVQVGLSMTGETVRRTYRLSVDGVPGLTRPAAWRDLRTDAPDRKIAGCPDATPRRSPRSAPGPVLCSDRPAPGTLLDAVLRGPDVTLRYPTWSVRLGTDRAKGRPAAPALADRTLLSSGVARVGDTITVQRTGGGTARIKIVGRIDAVPGADRDRPRLLADSRAMAAQFALGGTLPVAESAWWVAADRGDATAALRAVRADPLLGAAADVPRMRARLAADPLRQGARGALTLCLVLAPAFAVVGFTLHTALSARARTREFALLRALGVRRGQLAAYLWTEQLVLAAVAAVLGTLLGTALAATIMPVVTVDDTGRPVYPGLLTDVPWVRVALTAGATTLMICAIVSVVARFLGRVDLARVLRAGEDR; encoded by the coding sequence ATGCGTGCGACGGTGCACCATGGACTGGTGCTGGGGGCCGCGGGGCTTGCCGTGCTGCTCGCTGCCACCGTCCTGGCAGCCCTCGCGGCGCTCACCGACAGGGCCGTCGAAGGCGGGGTGCAGCGGCGGCTCGCCCGTGACCCGGAGGCCGTGGTCGAGGTTTCCGGAGCGTACCGGACCCGTGGTGCGGGAGAGGTCGATCGCCTCGTACGGGCCGCCGTCGACCGGGCCTTCGGCGGCGTACCGCATCACACCTGGTCGGCGTTACGGGCCCCGGCCAGTCGTTCCTCGGCGCTCAGTGTGACCGAGGTGGACGGCCGTCGGCGGGACGCTGCCGCCGTGACGCTCGTCGGTCTCCAGGAGATGCAGCGGCACGCGGGGTTGGTGGCGGGACGCTGGCCGCGGGCAGGCGGCGCGGGGATCGTCGAGACGGCGCTCAGTGATGTGTTCGCCGCGGAGCTTGCGGTGCGGCCCGGTGACGAACTGCGGGTGCAGCCCGACAGCGGACGCTCGGTGACCTTGCGGGTGGCAGGGCTGTACCGGGTGGGCGACCGCAGTCCTGCCGTCTGGGCGAACCTGAGCCCCACTTTCGCCGCTCCGGAGTCCATGGCGCTGGTGCCGCGTGCGGCGCTCGCGGCGACACCCGGCCTGGCAAAGGCCTCCGACGCGCTGTGGCTGGGTGTGCCGGACACCCGTGGGCTCCGGCTCGGTGACATCGGGCCGCTGCAACGGCGTGCCGACGCCTTCGCCGGCAGTGACGTCTCGCTGTCCGTCTTCCGTGGTGGGCCGGTCCTGGCCGAGCTCGATGCCCGGTCCACGCTCGACAACGCGCTCGACGACCTGAGCACTCCCATCGCCGTGGCCCGGGCCGGCCTGTACATCCCGGCCACCCTGCTCGCCGCCCTGGCGGCCGCCGCTCTCGTGCTCACGGCGCGTCAGCTTGCCGAGCACCGCCGCCCCGAACTGGCGCTGCTGGCCGCGCGGGGTGCCGGAACCACGCGGCTGGGTCTGGCGACGGCGGGACAGTGGGCGGCCGTGGCGGTGCCCGCAGGTGTGGCCGCGCCGTACCTGGCGGGACCGCTGTTGCGCCTCCTCGACGGGGCCGGGCTGATACCCGGCGACGTACCGGCGACGGCGACCCTGGCCGCCGGCTGGGTCGCCGCGCTGCTCGCCGTCCTGGTGCACGGCGTCGCCCTGCTGCTGCCGACCGTGCGCACCGTGCGGGACCGGCACGCGGTGCGCAGGCTCCGGCTGCGCCTCGGACGGTTCGCGGGAGCGCAGCGGCTCGGAGCCGACGTGGCACTCGCCGCCGTCGCCGTGCTCGGCTGGCTGCAACTGCGGCAGTACCGCTCGCCCGTCACCGGCGGTGGCGTCGACCCGGTGCTGGTCCTCGCGCCGGTCGCGATGACCTGCGCGGCCGCATTGCTCGTCCTGCGGGCGCTGCCCCTGGCCGCACGGATCACCGATCCGCTCGCGCGACGCGGCACCGGACTCGTACTGGCCCTGGGCGGCTGGCAGATCGCGCGGCGGGCCGCGCGGCATGCCGGTCCCGCACTGCTGGTGACGCTCGCCCTGGCCGTGGCGGCCCTCAGCAGCACCGCACTGGCCATCCTGGACCGCGGGGACCACGACCAGGCGGTCTTCAAGGTCGGCGCCGACCTGCGGATCGTCCCCGGGCAGCGCCTGCCGCTCGCGGAGCGGCGTGCCACGTACGCCGCACTGCCCGGTGCCGGGGCCGTCACGCCCCTGGTCGAGGCGAACGGATACCTCGGCCAGAGCTGGCTCACCGTCACCGGCGTGAACACCGCGACCGGTCCCGCTCCGGCCCTGCGGTCCGACCTCGGCGACCGGCCGGTCGCCGAGCTGGTCGCCCCGCTCGGCCGGAACATACCCGCCTACGGGCTGCCGTTGAGCGGCTCGGCACGCGAACTGCCGCTGCGCGTCCGGCTCTCCGCCGACGGGCCCGGCACCCCCGTGCCGGTCACGCTCACCGTCCACTTCGTGGACGCCGACGGGCTCACCCGAGCGAGCGAGGCCGTCATCGAGGACACCGGTGGCGCGGTCCGTACCGTGCGGTTGAAGGTCCCCGTCGACGGCGAAGGCGCACGCATCGTCCAGGTGGGTCTGAGCATGACCGGAGAGACCGTCCGACGCACGTACCGCCTGTCCGTCGACGGCGTGCCCGGCCTCACCCGGCCCGCGGCCTGGCGCGACCTGCGCACCGACGCTCCCGACCGGAAGATCGCCGGATGCCCCGACGCCACGCCGCGGCGCTCGCCCCGGAGCGCTCCGGGGCCGGTGCTGTGCTCCGACCGCCCGGCGCCCGGCACACTCCTGGACGCGGTCCTGCGCGGTCCGGACGTCACTCTCAGGTACCCGACCTGGAGCGTGCGGCTGGGCACCGACCGTGCCAAGGGACGTCCGGCCGCACCCGCGCTCGCCGACCGCACGCTCCTGTCGTCCGGTGTGGCCCGCGTGGGAGACACGATCACGGTGCAGCGCACCGGTGGCGGCACCGCCCGCATCAAGATCGTCGGGAGGATCGACGCCGTGCCGGGCGCCGACCGCGACCGGCCGCGGCTGTTGGCCGACTCCCGGGCCATGGCCGCCCAGTTCGCGCTCGGCGGAACACTGCCCGTCGCCGAGTCCGCCTGGTGGGTGGCCGCCGACCGCGGCGACGCGACGGCGGCACTGAGAGCCGTGCGTGCCGATCCCCTCCTCGGCGCCGCCGCCGACGTGCCGCGGATGCGGGCCCGGCTGGCCGCCGATCCGCTGCGGCAGGGCGCGCGCGGGGCACTCACCCTGTGTCTCGTCCTCGCCCCGGCGTTCGCCGTCGTCGGCTTCACCCTGCACACGGCACTCTCGGCGCGGGCCAGAACACGGGAGTTCGCGCTGCTGCGGGCCCTCGGCGTGCGGCGCGGGCAACTCGCCGCGTACCTGTGGACGGAGCAACTCGTGCTGGCCGCGGTGGCGGCGGTCCTCGGCACCCTGCTGGGCACCGCACTGGCCGCGACGATCATGCCGGTGGTGACCGTCGACGACACGGGAAGGCCGGTCTACCCGGGACTGCTCACCGACGTGCCCTGGGTGCGGGTGGCCCTCACGGCAGGTGCGACGACGCTCATGATCTGCGCGATCGTGTCGGTCGTCGCCCGGTTCCTGGGACGGGTCGACCTGGCCCGTGTGCTGCGCGCGGGGGAGGACCGATGA
- a CDS encoding RNA polymerase sigma factor, which yields MNEVLLRSLTPSVLGILVRRGADFAAAEDAVQDALVEAVRVWPADPPRDPKGWLVTVAWRRFLDATRADTARRRREDLVDEEPAPGPGPATDDTLQLYFLCAHPSLTPSSAVALTLRAVGGLTTRQIAQAYLVPEATMAQRISRAKRTVSGVRFDQPGDVATVLRVLYLVFNEGYSGDVDLAAEAIRLTRQLAAAIDHPEVAGLLTLMLLHHARRAARTAPDGSLVPLAEQDRGLWDTKSIAEGVEILQAALARDRLGEFQAQAAVAALHADAPTAEETDWVQIVEWYDELVRLTDSPVVRLNRAVAVGEADGPRAGLAALAALDDSLPRHTAVAAYLHERDGDLTKAARLYAEAAQKAPNLPERNHLTRQAARLNTHRGR from the coding sequence GTGAACGAGGTCCTGCTCCGGAGCCTCACACCGAGCGTGCTCGGAATCCTCGTCCGCCGCGGAGCCGACTTCGCGGCGGCCGAGGACGCCGTGCAGGACGCGCTGGTCGAGGCGGTCCGTGTCTGGCCCGCCGACCCGCCGCGGGACCCGAAGGGCTGGCTGGTCACCGTGGCCTGGCGCCGGTTCCTCGACGCCACCCGGGCGGACACCGCCCGCCGCAGGCGTGAGGACCTCGTGGACGAGGAACCGGCGCCCGGTCCCGGGCCCGCGACGGACGACACACTCCAGCTCTACTTCCTGTGCGCCCATCCGTCGCTGACGCCGTCGTCGGCGGTCGCGCTCACGCTGCGCGCCGTCGGCGGGCTGACCACCCGACAGATCGCTCAGGCCTATCTGGTGCCCGAGGCGACCATGGCGCAGCGCATCAGCCGGGCCAAGCGCACGGTCTCCGGTGTCCGGTTCGACCAGCCGGGGGACGTCGCCACCGTGCTGCGAGTCCTCTATCTGGTCTTCAACGAGGGGTACTCCGGTGACGTCGACCTCGCCGCCGAGGCCATCCGGCTCACCCGGCAGCTCGCGGCCGCGATCGACCACCCCGAGGTGGCCGGGCTGCTCACCCTGATGCTGCTCCACCACGCCCGGCGGGCGGCCCGGACAGCGCCCGACGGCAGCCTGGTGCCTCTCGCCGAGCAGGACCGCGGCCTTTGGGACACCAAGTCGATCGCCGAAGGGGTCGAGATCCTGCAGGCGGCTCTCGCCCGCGACCGGCTGGGCGAGTTCCAGGCACAGGCCGCCGTCGCGGCACTCCACGCCGACGCGCCCACCGCCGAGGAGACCGACTGGGTGCAGATCGTGGAGTGGTACGACGAGCTCGTGCGCCTGACCGACAGCCCGGTCGTCCGGCTCAACCGTGCGGTGGCCGTCGGTGAGGCCGACGGACCGCGCGCCGGCCTCGCGGCGCTCGCGGCGCTGGACGACTCCCTGCCCCGCCACACAGCGGTGGCGGCGTACCTCCACGAGCGCGACGGCGACCTGACGAAGGCGGCGCGGCTGTACGCCGAGGCGGCGCAGAAGGCGCCCAACCTCCCCGAACGCAACCACCTGACACGCCAAGCCGCCCGGCTCAACACCCACCGGGGTCGCTGA
- a CDS encoding FtsX-like permease family protein produces MKRPSRPLRFVAAREARADLPLLVCLAVLVALLTAVAAAGPGLLDRLAGRAFASRLAQEQRAEPGMLLSAQFEPAQDSDSDAWASDLAEDLVPVTDVIVDAAPDDLDGGLVHDSTRVGLPLLDATTAAGKVGLGLTYASDAPGRRAYAEGRPPDPDGESVQIAVSTRTRDVLELRLGQQLPLTPGALDKVQATAVVVGFFTADGTGPDSADAGARLWREQPLLTRPARQPSRSAQGLDWEARALVASRTVTALQKQAGATLTVTWGMRLDLDERTAARFADDQGERDLQRLLAQYPDDARSVFCGDIADYGGMYCEIGPHTSSTLRHSTHLPDALTDFGRQWRQGRVVISFALASLLVVGLLTSAVTTLLAVRRSLDAHRLKRARGASAAGLALARAAQTAPAVLLGLAAGTAAARSLPGPSPAYRYGLLVAALVWLLLPALTWRALRDRATRTGHEPAPHAAGRRIVAEASVLLLAAAGVFALRARGTVAEAGPDPLLAAVPALLGLATGTVLVRCYPLPVRILARWSARRRGVVPLIALSRAAKEAPARALALLVLVVTLAGAVFGGLVAGTLTDGRREAAAWQVGADASYVGAGRDPDIAERLAQVRGVRDTVRVRQLRVDPTSATSGDRYGIASLVGIDGTQLRAAAPGSTAARALDAAGITRPRSGTDIRVLATGARAGDRLTITSHGRKLRLRVVGTLPEDVLHDAALGPVRRTTPPRERLLLADNRDLTAIAESDFEETSLLLYGPKLDAQTMRTLVPRAANGAAAGDLRIRSEEEAEAAADDMIDVLTAAHTACTALAVLLALLALVLELLLSAPARGRTTAYLRTLGLGDRATSALHLLQLLPLVLAAVAGGTALGLTLPALLGPALDLREFTGGPAAPTPRPDLLLTSALGAGLAVLVAAAVGVETWIGRRRGLGAVLRLGRNGD; encoded by the coding sequence ATGAAACGCCCTTCGCGACCGCTCCGCTTCGTCGCCGCGCGCGAGGCACGCGCCGACCTGCCGCTGCTGGTGTGCCTCGCCGTTCTGGTCGCGTTGCTCACCGCCGTCGCCGCCGCCGGCCCCGGGCTCCTCGACCGGCTCGCCGGGCGCGCGTTCGCCTCCCGGCTGGCGCAGGAGCAGCGGGCGGAGCCCGGCATGCTGCTCAGCGCCCAGTTCGAGCCGGCGCAGGACTCGGATTCCGATGCCTGGGCGAGCGACCTGGCCGAGGACCTCGTCCCGGTCACCGACGTGATCGTGGACGCGGCTCCCGATGACCTCGACGGCGGTCTCGTACACGACTCGACCCGCGTCGGCCTGCCGCTCCTCGACGCCACGACAGCCGCCGGAAAGGTGGGGCTGGGCCTGACATACGCCTCGGACGCGCCGGGCCGCAGGGCCTACGCCGAGGGACGGCCGCCCGACCCGGACGGCGAGAGCGTCCAGATCGCCGTCTCCACCCGGACCCGTGACGTGCTGGAACTGCGGCTCGGACAGCAACTCCCGCTCACACCGGGCGCGTTGGACAAAGTCCAGGCCACCGCCGTCGTCGTCGGGTTCTTCACGGCGGACGGGACCGGCCCCGACAGCGCCGACGCCGGGGCCCGGCTGTGGCGCGAACAGCCCCTGCTGACACGCCCCGCCAGGCAACCGTCACGCAGTGCCCAGGGGCTCGACTGGGAGGCCCGCGCCCTCGTCGCGTCCCGCACCGTCACCGCCCTGCAGAAACAGGCCGGCGCCACGCTCACCGTCACCTGGGGGATGCGCCTGGACCTCGACGAGCGCACCGCCGCACGGTTCGCCGACGATCAGGGAGAGCGCGATCTGCAGCGCCTGCTCGCCCAGTACCCGGACGACGCACGATCCGTCTTCTGCGGCGACATCGCCGACTACGGCGGCATGTACTGCGAGATCGGCCCGCACACCTCCTCCACGCTGCGGCACAGCACGCACCTGCCGGACGCCCTCACCGACTTCGGCCGGCAGTGGCGCCAGGGCCGTGTCGTGATCTCCTTCGCGCTCGCCTCCCTGCTCGTCGTCGGACTGCTCACCTCAGCCGTCACCACGCTCCTCGCGGTACGCCGCAGCCTCGACGCCCATCGTCTGAAACGCGCCCGCGGCGCCTCCGCGGCAGGCCTCGCCCTGGCCCGGGCGGCACAGACGGCACCGGCCGTGCTCCTCGGCCTCGCCGCGGGAACCGCCGCCGCCCGATCGCTGCCGGGCCCCTCTCCCGCGTACCGGTACGGACTGCTCGTCGCCGCACTCGTCTGGCTGCTGCTGCCCGCCCTCACCTGGCGTGCCCTGCGCGACCGGGCCACCCGCACCGGGCACGAGCCGGCCCCGCACGCGGCAGGCCGCCGTATCGTCGCCGAAGCGTCGGTGCTGCTCCTCGCCGCGGCCGGGGTCTTCGCGCTGCGGGCTCGTGGCACCGTCGCCGAGGCCGGTCCCGACCCTCTGCTCGCGGCGGTGCCCGCGCTGCTGGGCCTGGCCACCGGCACGGTCCTGGTGCGCTGTTACCCGCTGCCGGTGCGGATCCTGGCGCGCTGGTCCGCACGCAGGCGCGGCGTCGTCCCCCTCATCGCGCTCTCCCGGGCCGCGAAGGAGGCCCCAGCGCGCGCCCTCGCGCTGCTGGTCCTGGTGGTGACACTGGCCGGAGCGGTGTTCGGCGGCCTGGTGGCCGGGACGCTGACGGACGGCCGCCGTGAGGCCGCCGCGTGGCAGGTCGGCGCCGACGCCTCCTACGTAGGCGCAGGCCGCGACCCCGACATCGCCGAGCGGCTGGCCCAGGTGCGCGGAGTGCGCGACACCGTCCGTGTCAGGCAGCTGCGCGTCGACCCGACCAGCGCGACCAGCGGCGACCGGTACGGCATCGCCAGCCTCGTCGGCATCGACGGCACACAACTGAGGGCGGCGGCGCCCGGCTCGACGGCCGCGCGTGCACTCGACGCCGCCGGAATCACCCGCCCGCGGTCCGGTACCGACATCCGGGTCCTGGCCACCGGGGCCCGCGCCGGCGACCGTCTCACCATCACGTCGCACGGCAGGAAACTGCGCCTGCGCGTCGTCGGAACCCTCCCCGAGGACGTGCTCCATGACGCGGCGCTCGGCCCCGTCCGCCGCACGACGCCACCGCGTGAACGCCTGCTGCTCGCCGACAACCGCGACCTCACGGCCATCGCGGAGAGCGACTTCGAGGAAACCTCACTCCTGCTGTACGGCCCGAAACTGGACGCGCAGACGATGCGGACCCTCGTGCCGCGCGCCGCCAACGGCGCCGCCGCCGGAGACCTGCGCATCCGCTCCGAAGAAGAGGCCGAGGCAGCGGCCGACGACATGATCGACGTCCTGACCGCCGCGCACACGGCGTGCACCGCGCTCGCCGTGCTCCTCGCTCTGCTGGCGCTCGTCCTCGAACTGCTGCTGTCCGCCCCGGCACGCGGCCGAACCACCGCCTACCTGCGCACCCTCGGCCTCGGCGACCGGGCCACATCGGCGCTCCACCTCCTGCAACTGCTGCCTTTGGTACTGGCGGCCGTGGCGGGCGGAACAGCCCTGGGGCTGACCCTGCCCGCGCTGCTCGGCCCCGCCCTGGACCTGCGCGAGTTCACGGGCGGACCCGCCGCCCCGACCCCGCGCCCCGACCTGCTGCTCACCTCGGCCCTGGGCGCAGGCCTGGCCGTACTGGTGGCCGCGGCGGTGGGCGTGGAGACCTGGATCGGACGACGCCGCGGGCTCGGCGCGGTCCTGAGACTGGGGAGAAACGGTGACTGA
- a CDS encoding ABC transporter ATP-binding protein — protein sequence MNTAPAPVVDEASLSARETVTALCGYVRPYRWAVALGLLCALVGAAGGLLQPLATKTLVDRLATGETIAGILIALTVLVLLGTAVEAFGAYVLERTAESVVLAARRTLVGRLLRLRISEWERIPPGDLMSRVTSDTTLLRAVSTQAVVSAATGAVSFVAAIVMMAFLDVVLLGVTLGVVVLVGGASALVMPRIARATERSQEAVGEISIALERVFGAFRTVKASGAEERETAQVEVAAQRAWRYGVKSAKWEAVAGSADELAVQLAFLAVLAVGGARVASGEIPVSTLIAFLLYLFYLIEPVSKLVDAASSYQEGAAAISRIAHVERLSTEPAARRKSALPGQRAAVSGPASVRFEDVSFRYRPGRPSIRQQVSFEVPGAGLTALVGPSGAGKSTVFALIERFYEATGGRVLVDGKDVQDWSLSELRSAIGYVEQDAPVLAGTLRENLVFAAPRATDDDIRDVLARTRLDTVVERLPHGLDTPVGHRGSQLSGGERQRVAIARALLRKPRLLLLDEATSQLDAVNELALREVITEVARESPVLVVAHRLSTVTGADRIIVMEVGRVRSVGTHEELMAQDRLYAQLAATQLLAPAR from the coding sequence GTGAACACCGCACCCGCCCCGGTGGTGGATGAAGCATCGCTGTCCGCCCGAGAGACGGTCACAGCACTGTGCGGCTATGTGCGGCCGTACCGGTGGGCCGTCGCTCTCGGCCTGCTGTGCGCCCTGGTCGGGGCCGCCGGTGGACTGCTGCAGCCGCTGGCCACCAAGACACTGGTGGATCGGCTGGCGACCGGTGAGACCATCGCCGGGATCCTGATCGCGCTCACCGTGCTGGTGCTGCTGGGCACGGCGGTCGAGGCGTTCGGCGCGTATGTGCTGGAGCGGACGGCGGAGTCGGTGGTCCTGGCCGCACGGCGCACCCTGGTGGGGCGGTTGCTGCGGCTGCGGATCTCGGAGTGGGAGCGGATCCCGCCGGGGGACCTGATGTCCCGGGTCACCTCGGACACCACGCTGCTTCGGGCGGTCAGCACCCAGGCGGTCGTCTCCGCGGCCACCGGCGCGGTGTCCTTCGTGGCGGCGATCGTGATGATGGCGTTCCTGGACGTCGTGCTGCTGGGTGTGACGCTCGGCGTGGTCGTGCTGGTCGGCGGGGCCTCCGCGCTGGTGATGCCGAGAATCGCCCGCGCCACCGAGCGGTCGCAGGAGGCGGTCGGAGAGATCTCCATCGCGCTGGAGCGGGTCTTCGGGGCGTTTCGCACGGTGAAGGCGTCCGGTGCCGAGGAGCGGGAGACCGCCCAGGTGGAGGTGGCGGCACAGCGGGCGTGGCGGTACGGCGTGAAGAGCGCGAAATGGGAGGCCGTGGCAGGCTCGGCGGACGAACTCGCCGTACAGCTGGCCTTTCTCGCGGTGCTCGCGGTCGGCGGAGCGCGAGTGGCGTCGGGGGAGATCCCCGTGTCCACCCTCATCGCCTTCCTGCTGTACCTCTTCTACCTGATCGAACCGGTGTCCAAGCTGGTCGACGCCGCGTCCTCCTATCAGGAGGGGGCAGCCGCGATCTCCCGCATCGCGCACGTGGAACGCCTGTCGACGGAGCCGGCCGCCCGGCGGAAGAGCGCTCTGCCCGGGCAGCGGGCAGCGGTGTCGGGTCCCGCATCGGTCCGCTTCGAGGACGTGTCCTTCCGCTACCGTCCGGGCCGGCCGTCCATCCGTCAGCAGGTGAGCTTCGAGGTACCGGGCGCCGGGCTGACGGCCCTCGTCGGCCCCTCCGGTGCGGGCAAGTCGACGGTGTTCGCGCTCATCGAGCGGTTCTACGAGGCCACCGGCGGGCGGGTCCTGGTCGACGGCAAGGACGTACAGGACTGGTCCCTGTCCGAACTACGGTCTGCCATCGGCTACGTGGAGCAGGACGCTCCGGTGCTGGCCGGCACGCTGCGCGAGAACCTGGTCTTTGCTGCGCCCCGCGCGACGGACGACGACATCCGCGACGTCCTGGCCCGGACGAGGCTCGACACCGTCGTCGAGCGCCTGCCTCACGGCCTGGACACCCCGGTCGGACACCGCGGCTCGCAGCTGTCGGGCGGTGAACGGCAGCGCGTCGCCATCGCCCGCGCCCTGCTGCGCAAGCCCCGGCTGCTGCTGTTGGACGAGGCAACCTCGCAGCTCGACGCCGTCAATGAGCTGGCGCTGCGGGAAGTCATCACGGAGGTGGCCCGTGAGAGCCCCGTACTGGTGGTGGCCCACCGCCTGTCGACGGTGACCGGCGCCGACCGGATCATCGTCATGGAGGTCGGCCGGGTTCGGTCGGTGGGCACCCATGAGGAACTGATGGCCCAGGACCGGCTGTACGCGCAGCTGGCGGCCACCCAGCTCCTGGCCCCCGCGCGATGA